The DNA window AATTCGCTATCGAAGCGAAAAGGACCGCCCCCAATGTTCGACCCATCCACCCCTCTTTTTCCGCCCATCCTGCCGACCCGGCACGGCATGCTGGCGGTCGACGACCTGCACACCATCTATTGGGAGGAGGTCGGCAATCCGGACGGCATCCCGGTCATCTTCCTGCATGGCGGCCCGGGCGCCGGCCTGTCGCCGCAGCACCGCCGCTTCTTCGACCCGGAACAGTACCGCGTGATCCTGTTCGACCAGCGCGGCGCCGGCAAGTCGCTGCCGCTGGGCGAGTGCCGCGACAACACCACCCAGCTGCTGATCGGGGACATCGAACGCCTGCGCGCGCTGTTCGGCATCGAGCAATGGCTGGTGTTCGGCGGTTCGTGGGGCTCGACCCTGGCGCTGGCCTATGGCCAGGCGCATCCCGAGCGCTGCCTGGGCTTCGTGCTGCGCGGGATCTTCCTGTGCACGCAGGCGGAAATCGACTGGTTCCTGTACGGCGCGCAGTGGTTCCACCCCGAGGTGTACGAGGAGTTCATCGCGCCGATCCCGCTGGCGGAGCGCGGCAACCTGCTCAAAGCCTATGTGGACCGCATCATGAGCGACGACCCGGAGGTTTACTGGCCGGCGGTGCGCGCGTGGAGCCGTTTCGAGGGCCGCCGCGTGTTCCTGCTGCCGCAGCCGGACGAACCGCCGTCCGACACGCTCGATCTGGGCGTGGGACGTCTGGAATCGCACTACATGGCCAACCTGGGTTTCTTCGGCGAGGACCAGTTGATCCGCGATATGGACCGCATCGCCCACCTGCCGGCGGTGATCGTGCAGGGCCGCTACGATGTGATTTGCCCGCCGTCGTCGGCCTGGCGCCTGCGCGAAGCGTGGCCCGGCGCGGTGCTGCACATGATTCCCGACGCAGGCCACGGCGCGATGGAAAAGGGGATCGCGCGCGCGCTGGTCGGCGCGACCGAACAGTTCAAACGCAGTCGCGCGTTTGTCGCAATTGTCTAGGGAGGCCGCACATTCGTGCGCGCGCGGCGCCGAGAATCGGCCCGCGCACGCTCCGGGCTGCTACACTATGGCTTGACTAGCAATATCGACGGCCCAGAGAGGCAAGCATAAAAACCCAGCACTTATGGCACTCATGAATCTTCAGATCGGCGATATCGGCCACATTATCCAGCTGGCCATCGCGCCGGTGTTCCTGCTGACGGGCGTGTGCACCAACTTGATGGTGCTGACCAACCGGCTGGCACGCATCATCGACCGTTCGCGGGTGCTGGAGGACCGGCTCGACATCGGTTACAGCGACGTTTATCTCAACGAACTCGACGTCCTCTACCGGCGATCGCACCTGATCAATGCCTCGATCACCCTGTCGACCGCCTGCGGCCTGCTGATTTGCCTGGTCATCGCGATGCTGTTTTTGGGCGACATCACCAACACCCCGCTGGACAAATACATCGCCGGCATGTTCGTGGTGGCGATGGTGGCGCTGATCGGCAGCTTCTGCTACCTGCTGCGCGAGATCTTCATCGCCTCGGCGGCGATGCGCTCGCACCGCCACGTGCGCCGCGCTCCGGTCAAATAACCTGTAAAGAATAGAGTACCAACATGCACGACTACCAACGCCCTCCGACCCTGCACCGCTATGGCGTGCGCGAAGACCTGGAACTGGCGCTGACCCAGGGCCAGTTCATCCTCGTCCCGGCCTCCAATTGCCTGACCCTGAGCTTCTCGAAGGCGTGGGACCGCAAGCTGTTCGAGCTGTTCTCGTCGGACGCCTGCCTGATCATCCACAACACCGAGGAATTCGGCGAGCGCCTGCACCGCGCGGTGCAGCGCGCGCTCCCCAGCTGGGCGGGCATCGACGGCGCGGTGGAATACGGCACCCGCGCCGCGCTGGGCGCCGCCTTCACCAAGACGGCGGCCGAAGCGCAGGAGCAGGAATGGCAGTTCGCCTGGCGCTCGATGCAGAGCAAATTGAGTTTGAATCCGGTGCTGGTGAAAATCGGCGGCCTGGAAAACTTCGCCGAGCTGCGCTCGCGCGATACCTACCTGGCCTGATTGGCCGGCGTCGGCGTTTGTGCCGGCGCGGGCGGCATGACGGGAACGGCCGGCGTGGCCTGCACGCCGCCGCGTTTGGGCGCATCGTCGCGCCGTTCGATGCGCGCCACGACGGCGCTCATCATGTGTTCGATATCGTTGCGTATCATCTTCGCGCCCAGGATGCCGGGCACATAGAAGTTCGGCACCAACCGGCCGCTGTAGACGATTTTGGTGCCGCCCGTTTCGGGCACCGGTATCAATTCCCATTTCGATTCGTAGTGCTTCATGTCGCCCGATATCAGCGAGATATCGATCGACGACATCGGCTGCTCGGTCGCCCGCACGATCAGGTGGATGGCCTTGGACATGAACAGAAAGCGCGCCACGCCGAATTGTTCGATGATCACTTCATTACCGTTGCGTGACAGGACCTTGCACGATTCCAGGTCCGGCACGAATTCGGACATGCGCTCATAGCCTGTCAGCACGCGCCATACCTTCGGCAGTGGCGCCGCCACCGTCGCGGTGGCGTCCACTTCGTACATGTGCTGCGCATCGGCGTCCACGCGATTGACCGAGACCTCCAGCTTGGGTAGTTCAAGCTTCGGTGCTTGTGCCGTCACCACCGGGGCAGTCACACCTAACAACAAAAACAGAAGGAATCGCATCATCTTTCCAGCGTAAGGGAAAGGGTGGCAGAATACAAGCGAAGCACCATCACGTTACAAAATACACGCGGTGCCGGGCCTTTAGAAGCCCGGGTCTAGGGAATTGGGTTTTAATGCGGGCATCCACGTCTGACGCATCACATCTGGACCATATAACCATAATGACAAACACACCATACCCCCACCTGCTCGCGCCCCTCGACCTGGGATTCACCACGCTGCGCAACCGCGTCGTCATGGGATCGATGCACACCGGTCTTGAAGACCGCTTCTACAACTACGGCAAGCTCGCAGCGTTCTATCGGGAGCGCGCGCGCGGCGGCGTGGGGCTGATCGTCACCGGCGGTATCTCTCCCAACCGCTCCGGATGGTTGCTGCCCTTCGGCGGAACGCTCAACTTCAAGGGCGACGTGCACAATCACCGCCGCGTCACCAGCGCGGTGCACGAGGAGGGCGGCAAGATCCTGATGCAGATCCTGCACGCGGGCCGCTACGGGTATCAGCCGTTCGTGGTGTCGGCGTCGGACAAGAAATCGCCGATCTCGCCGTTCAAGCCGCGCGCGCTGACGGAGGCCGGCATCGAGGGAACGATACGCGATTACGCCCGCTGTGCGAAGCTGGCGCGCGAGGCCGGCTACGACGGCATCGAGGTGATGGGCAGCGAAGGCTATCTGCTCAACCAGTTCCTGTGCGCGCGCACCAACCTGCGCACCGACCGCTGGGGCGGCAGCATCGAGAACCGCATGCGGCTGCCGGTGGAAATCGTCAAACGCATCCGCGCCGAAGTCGGTCATGACTTCATCATCATGTACCGCCACTCGCTGCTCGACCTGGTCGACGGCGGCAACACCTGGGAGGACGTGGTGGCCGTGGCCAAGGCGCTGCAGCACGCCGGCGTCACTATCCTCAACAGCGGCTACGGCTGGCACGAGGCGCGGGTGCCGACCATCGTCACGTCGGTGCCGCGCGCGGCCTTCGCCGGCATCGCCGGTCGCCTGCGGCTGGAGGTGACGATACCGGTGGTGGCGTCGAACCGCATCAACATGCCGGCCGAGGCGGAAGGTATCCTGCAACGCGGGGACGCCGACATGATATCGATGGCGCGGCCCTTCCTGGCCGATTCGCACTTTGTCGCCAAGGCGGCGCAGGGCAAGGCCGACGAGATCAACACCTGCATCGGCTGCAACCAGGCCTGCCTCGATCACACCTTCTCCAACAAGCGCGCCAGCTGCCTGGTCAACCCGCGCGCCTGCCACGAAACGGAACTGGTGTACGCGAAGACGGCCAAGCCGCGCCGCGTGGCGGTGGTCGGCGCCGGGCCGGCGGGACTGTCGGCGGCGACGGTGGCGGCCGAATGCGGCCACGATGTCACCCTGTTCGATTCCAGCGACAGCGTTGGCGGCCAGTTCAAGATCGCCATGCAAATCCCGGGCAAGGAGGAATTCGCTGAGACCATACGCTACTTCCGCCGCCAGATCGATTTGACCGGCGTAAAGCTCAGGCTGGGCGTGCGCGTCACGCGCGAGCAGTTGGTCGCGGAAGGCTACGACGAGGTGGTGGTCGCCACCGGCATCAAGGTGCGCCGCCCGCCGATCGAAGGCATCGATCATCCGAAAGTGCTGTCGTATATCGACGTCTTGCAGAACAAGGCGCCGGTGGGCAAGCGCGTGGCCATCATCGGCGCCGGCGGCATCGGCTTCGATGTCGGCGAATATCTGCTGCACGATCCGAAGCATCCGCTGCCGCTGGCGCTGGATGTCTGGGCGAAGGAGTGGGGCGTGGGTTTGAAGGGCGATACGCCGGGTGGGCTGGTCGCGCCGGAGACGCCCGAGCCGGTGCGCCAGTTGTATCTGCTCCAGCGCAAGACGTCCAAGCTGGGGGCGGGGCTGGGCAAGACTTCGGGCTGGGTGCATCGCGCCGTCCTCGCGCGCAATGGCGTGGTGATGATCGCCGGCGTGCAGTACGACCGGATCGACGACCAGGGCCTGCACATCACGGTCGGCGGCGAGCAGCGCTTGCTGTCGGTCGATAATGTGGTGGTGTGCGCGGGACAGGACAGCTTGACCGAGTTGATGCCGTCGGAGGAGGAAGTGAAAGCGAATCCGTCGTGGCCGCGCTTCCGCAAGATCGGCGGCGCCGCGCTGGCGGCGGAGCTGGACGCCAAGCGCGCGATCAAGGAAGGCGCGGAGCTGGCTGCCAGTTTGTAACGTCCGCGCTAAACCCGCACGGCGATCAGCCCCGGGGTCGTACCCATGGGGTACGACCCCTCTCACGGTGGCGGGTTAAAAGCTTAATGCCCACCACTCTTCCGCTCGAAATTGGTGACCACGAAATCGGTCATGCCGTTGGCCAGCTCCTCCTCGCCGATGAAGATCTTGCCGGCCAATTCGCTGCGCAGCAGCTCCGCTTCCTCTTCGTTGTGCGTGCGCACCACGGTCTTGATATTCGGGTTGAGCAAACGCGCCGTCTCCACCATCGCCCGCACATGGAAGGTATCCGGCGTGGCGATCACCAGCATGCCGGCGCGCGCGATGTGCGCCTGGATCAGCACCGCCGGCTCGCCCGCGTTGCCGGCCACCGCGTGGATGCCGTCCTTGCGCAGCTGGTCGACGATCTCGCGGTTCTGCTCCGCCACCACGAACGGGATGCTGTGCTTGACCAGCACCTCGGCGATGCGCCGGCCCACGCGGCCATAGCCGACCAGCACCACCTGCCCGTCCAGATGCTCGTGCGGCACCGACATCGGCAGCTCGGCCAGCGGATCGGCCGTGCGTTCGAACCTCGACACGATCGAACCGTCCTTGCCCATCCAGCGTTCCAGCGGTTTGGAAAGACGGAACACCACCGGATTCAACGCGATCGAGATGATGGCGCCGGCCAGGATCAGGCTTTGGCCTTCGATCGGCATCAGCTTGAGCGATAAGCCCAGCGCCGCCAGGATGAAGGAGAACTCGCCGATCTGCGCCAGGCTGGCCGACACCATCAGCGCCGTCTTGGCCGGATAGCGCAGCAACACCACCAGCACGAAGGCAGCCAGCGATTTGCCGAATACGATGATGGCCACCACCGCCAGCAGTTTGAGCGGCTGTTCCGTCACGATGCTCGGTTCGAACAGCATGCCCACCGAAACAAAGAACAACACCGCAAACGCGTCGCGCAGCGGCAGCGATTCCTGCGCCGCGCGGTGCGCCAGTTCGGACTCGCGCAGCACCATGC is part of the Oxalobacteraceae bacterium OTU3CAMAD1 genome and encodes:
- the pip gene encoding prolyl aminopeptidase → MFDPSTPLFPPILPTRHGMLAVDDLHTIYWEEVGNPDGIPVIFLHGGPGAGLSPQHRRFFDPEQYRVILFDQRGAGKSLPLGECRDNTTQLLIGDIERLRALFGIEQWLVFGGSWGSTLALAYGQAHPERCLGFVLRGIFLCTQAEIDWFLYGAQWFHPEVYEEFIAPIPLAERGNLLKAYVDRIMSDDPEVYWPAVRAWSRFEGRRVFLLPQPDEPPSDTLDLGVGRLESHYMANLGFFGEDQLIRDMDRIAHLPAVIVQGRYDVICPPSSAWRLREAWPGAVLHMIPDAGHGAMEKGIARALVGATEQFKRSRAFVAIV
- a CDS encoding DUF2721 domain-containing protein; this encodes MNLQIGDIGHIIQLAIAPVFLLTGVCTNLMVLTNRLARIIDRSRVLEDRLDIGYSDVYLNELDVLYRRSHLINASITLSTACGLLICLVIAMLFLGDITNTPLDKYIAGMFVVAMVALIGSFCYLLREIFIASAAMRSHRHVRRAPVK
- a CDS encoding SRPBCC family protein; protein product: MRFLLFLLLGVTAPVVTAQAPKLELPKLEVSVNRVDADAQHMYEVDATATVAAPLPKVWRVLTGYERMSEFVPDLESCKVLSRNGNEVIIEQFGVARFLFMSKAIHLIVRATEQPMSSIDISLISGDMKHYESKWELIPVPETGGTKIVYSGRLVPNFYVPGILGAKMIRNDIEHMMSAVVARIERRDDAPKRGGVQATPAVPVMPPAPAQTPTPANQAR
- a CDS encoding NADPH-dependent 2,4-dienoyl-CoA reductase, coding for MTNTPYPHLLAPLDLGFTTLRNRVVMGSMHTGLEDRFYNYGKLAAFYRERARGGVGLIVTGGISPNRSGWLLPFGGTLNFKGDVHNHRRVTSAVHEEGGKILMQILHAGRYGYQPFVVSASDKKSPISPFKPRALTEAGIEGTIRDYARCAKLAREAGYDGIEVMGSEGYLLNQFLCARTNLRTDRWGGSIENRMRLPVEIVKRIRAEVGHDFIIMYRHSLLDLVDGGNTWEDVVAVAKALQHAGVTILNSGYGWHEARVPTIVTSVPRAAFAGIAGRLRLEVTIPVVASNRINMPAEAEGILQRGDADMISMARPFLADSHFVAKAAQGKADEINTCIGCNQACLDHTFSNKRASCLVNPRACHETELVYAKTAKPRRVAVVGAGPAGLSAATVAAECGHDVTLFDSSDSVGGQFKIAMQIPGKEEFAETIRYFRRQIDLTGVKLRLGVRVTREQLVAEGYDEVVVATGIKVRRPPIEGIDHPKVLSYIDVLQNKAPVGKRVAIIGAGGIGFDVGEYLLHDPKHPLPLALDVWAKEWGVGLKGDTPGGLVAPETPEPVRQLYLLQRKTSKLGAGLGKTSGWVHRAVLARNGVVMIAGVQYDRIDDQGLHITVGGEQRLLSVDNVVVCAGQDSLTELMPSEEEVKANPSWPRFRKIGGAALAAELDAKRAIKEGAELAASL
- a CDS encoding Kef family K(+) transporter, yielding MPHNISLITTIAAALGFGLVFGYLATRLKLPALVGYLAAGIMLGPATPGFVADAALASQLAEIGVMLMMFGVGLHFSLDDLWAVRKVALPGAVLQIAVATALGMALAHFWGWSIGGGLVFGLALSVASTVVLLRALEERGILDTFNGRIAVGWLVVEDLVTVMVLVLLPALAGSLGGVSLDEHGVAIPAGEVDLWGTLAVTLGKVGAFIALMLVVGRKLFPWILWQVARTGSRELFTLCVIAAAVGIAYGSTHYFGVSFALGAFFAGMVLRESELAHRAAQESLPLRDAFAVLFFVSVGMLFEPSIVTEQPLKLLAVVAIIVFGKSLAAFVLVVLLRYPAKTALMVSASLAQIGEFSFILAALGLSLKLMPIEGQSLILAGAIISIALNPVVFRLSKPLERWMGKDGSIVSRFERTADPLAELPMSVPHEHLDGQVVLVGYGRVGRRIAEVLVKHSIPFVVAEQNREIVDQLRKDGIHAVAGNAGEPAVLIQAHIARAGMLVIATPDTFHVRAMVETARLLNPNIKTVVRTHNEEEAELLRSELAGKIFIGEEELANGMTDFVVTNFERKSGGH